GAGTTGGTCAATAGATCCTTAACGATGCCTCTCGTTAACTTACCTGTCGGTTGATCCTGCTTCAATACAATATCTACCTCTAGCCCCGGACGAATATTAGCGCGAATTTGTCCATTCATTGATATTCACTTCCCATATGTCTTTTAGTAATGAGGTTCATAACAAGGAACAA
The nucleotide sequence above comes from Paenibacillus sp. IHBB 10380. Encoded proteins:
- a CDS encoding YwbE family protein — translated: MNGQIRANIRPGLEVDIVLKQDQPTGKLTRGIVKDLLTNSPKHPHGIKVRLTSGQVGRVQTIIQ